A genomic region of Runella rosea contains the following coding sequences:
- a CDS encoding FdhF/YdeP family oxidoreductase, whose amino-acid sequence MKKKTTLNPELTPETLTGLKTSEPKDVAVGMPAVVSSMKHVFGAMDVGRGVKALLNLNQKEGFDCPSCAWPDPDDERSSFAEYCENGAKAVAEEATTKRLLPDFFAKYSIAELGTWSDYELSQQGRIAQPMHKPKGADHYEPIAWEDAFALIAKHLNQLQSPNDAIFYTSGRTSNEAAFLYQLFVREYGTNNMPDCSNMCHESSGVALIETVGIGKGSVKLEDLYLADLIIIAGQNPGTNHPRMLSALEKAKRNGAKILSINPLHETGLVAFSNPQTVGGLLGAKTDLSDVFLQVRINGDVPLFKALLKLMHEEEQKNGGVFDWKFIEEKTTGVQDLLVDLEKYTLVQLADDCGLTLSQLREAAELIIRSEKIIACWAMGLTQHKNAVDNIREVVNLLLLKGSIGKPGAGTCPVRGHSNVQGDRTMGIWEMPPKSFLDSLEKQFGFQPPREHGYNTVEAIKAMHERKASVFFAMGGNFLSATPDTVYTAQALRNCSLTAHVSTKLNRSHLVTGEEALILPCLGRTDQDIQHGEAQFVSVENSMGVVHQSKGKLKPISEFLLSEPDIVRRLANAVLEYKSVVDWDSYVAHYDNIRSAIERTIPGFENYNERVRKPGGFYLPNGARDGDFKTNTGKAAFSVNQYVPLKLAEEEYLMMTIRSHDQFNTTIYGLDDRYRGIYNERRVVLMNEQDVHKRGWKAGTKVDLFNYFGGVERTAPQFIIVLYSIPERCVATYFPETNILVPIDSFADRSMTPTSKTVIIQMKITD is encoded by the coding sequence ATGAAAAAGAAAACGACCTTAAACCCTGAACTGACCCCCGAAACATTGACGGGTCTAAAAACCAGTGAACCCAAAGACGTGGCCGTTGGAATGCCCGCCGTTGTCAGTTCCATGAAACACGTTTTTGGCGCAATGGACGTAGGAAGAGGGGTAAAAGCGTTGCTGAATCTAAACCAAAAAGAGGGATTTGACTGCCCAAGTTGTGCGTGGCCAGACCCCGATGACGAGCGCTCGTCGTTTGCGGAATACTGCGAAAACGGTGCTAAAGCGGTGGCCGAAGAAGCGACCACCAAACGACTTCTGCCCGATTTTTTTGCCAAATATTCCATTGCCGAATTGGGTACTTGGAGTGATTACGAATTGAGTCAACAGGGCCGTATTGCGCAACCCATGCACAAACCCAAAGGGGCCGACCACTATGAGCCGATTGCTTGGGAAGATGCTTTTGCGTTGATTGCCAAACACCTTAACCAACTTCAATCCCCCAACGATGCGATATTTTATACATCGGGCCGCACGAGCAATGAAGCGGCGTTTTTGTACCAACTCTTTGTGCGGGAATACGGGACCAACAACATGCCCGATTGCTCCAATATGTGCCATGAATCGAGCGGAGTAGCCCTGATTGAAACCGTTGGGATTGGTAAAGGCTCGGTGAAACTGGAAGATTTGTACTTGGCTGACCTGATTATCATTGCGGGCCAGAATCCTGGTACAAATCATCCCCGGATGCTGAGCGCGCTGGAAAAAGCCAAGCGAAACGGTGCTAAAATACTATCCATTAATCCATTGCACGAAACGGGCTTGGTCGCTTTCAGTAACCCTCAAACGGTGGGGGGATTGTTGGGTGCCAAGACCGACCTATCCGATGTGTTTTTGCAGGTACGCATCAATGGCGATGTGCCGCTTTTTAAAGCCCTGTTGAAATTGATGCACGAAGAAGAACAGAAAAATGGAGGCGTATTTGATTGGAAATTTATTGAAGAAAAAACGACGGGTGTTCAGGACTTGCTCGTCGATTTAGAAAAATATACGCTCGTACAACTAGCCGATGATTGTGGATTGACCCTGAGTCAGTTGCGAGAGGCGGCGGAGTTGATTATTCGTTCAGAAAAGATTATTGCCTGCTGGGCCATGGGCCTGACACAGCATAAAAACGCGGTTGACAATATTCGGGAGGTGGTGAATCTGCTATTGCTCAAAGGCTCGATTGGAAAGCCTGGGGCGGGCACCTGCCCAGTGCGCGGGCACAGCAATGTGCAGGGAGACCGAACAATGGGAATTTGGGAAATGCCTCCCAAGTCATTTCTGGACAGTTTGGAGAAACAGTTTGGTTTTCAGCCGCCTCGTGAGCATGGCTATAATACCGTGGAGGCAATCAAAGCCATGCACGAACGCAAAGCCTCGGTTTTCTTTGCCATGGGTGGTAATTTTCTTTCGGCTACTCCAGATACTGTCTACACCGCGCAGGCACTAAGAAATTGCAGCCTGACGGCGCATGTTTCGACCAAATTGAATCGAAGCCATTTGGTAACGGGGGAAGAAGCCTTGATTTTACCTTGTTTGGGCCGCACCGACCAGGATATTCAGCACGGGGAAGCACAGTTTGTGAGTGTTGAAAATTCAATGGGAGTGGTACACCAATCCAAAGGAAAGTTGAAGCCGATTTCTGAATTTTTGTTGAGCGAACCAGATATAGTGCGCCGGCTGGCAAACGCTGTATTGGAATATAAATCTGTGGTTGATTGGGATAGTTATGTGGCCCATTACGATAATATTAGATCGGCCATAGAGCGTACTATTCCGGGGTTTGAAAATTATAATGAGCGGGTACGCAAGCCTGGCGGATTTTATTTGCCAAACGGTGCTCGCGACGGAGATTTTAAAACAAACACCGGAAAAGCAGCTTTTTCGGTCAATCAGTACGTACCTTTAAAATTGGCGGAAGAGGAATATTTGATGATGACGATCAGAAGTCATGACCAATTTAATACCACGATTTATGGTCTTGATGACCGTTATCGCGGTATATATAATGAGCGTAGAGTGGTGTTGATGAATGAACAGGATGTACACAAAAGAGGGTGGAAAGCGGGTACAAAAGTGGATTTATTTAACTATTTTGGTGGTGTAGAGCGAACGGCACCTCAATTTATCATTGTCCTGTATTCAATTCCAGAAAGGTGTGTTGCCACTTATTTTCCCGAAACAAATATATTGGTTCCCATTGACAGCTTTGCAGATAGGAGTATGACACCCACCTCAAAAACTGTTATTATTCAAATGAAAATAACGGATTAG
- a CDS encoding putative Ig domain-containing protein, whose amino-acid sequence MIKRLALFLCALVWVVTLGAYAGPRPTLPPNYSQPNPLVADDANQRYLCIALLNTTEGSQFGLDVIREAAKLGTNASMVTVRWDVVYKTPSSAANWAQYDNQIKLSKELGLKVFIRIHLARCCNRHVGYWSDSETSKDQKGNPFPEMFSMAHEPSVQKALSFVKEVSERYAYLQREGGIVCVAATTTPTQEAGYHYEGNTNAGGFGGTSYLSMFDYAPSMITGYREWLKQRYKDIKTINATWRSDYSSINDIQPVTTDYPHAENKRWSDWYVYRHTVLKNFLDGVSRTVKSVENSYKVVNDFGSVHDGLSMRRGTLAFKDLARSTDGTKINDSQYYSHYFSADVLRSNMGEGKWIMNEAFHEPNLSTYGLQVMLNEHFERGCKLVNIVAANLDDVNFYSQGIKSFVANWLNKPLTKIVPAQQMVVKLSELVRTGGYFHPGYNSRWDEKKASGPVDVKLIEDLLGEPENNQAPIVKNPLQNYNLVSGFDASYVIPQDAFQDPDGTIEFYDVSGLPTGLYLDKFTIKGNTTVLGTFEVKVKATDMYDASTTTSFKLTVMPQKTTRLDLYKAGDFQTRSLIRTLKNNDTLNVSEYNFPINFFAVPDASARAVVMRLSGAINKTQTETTAPYGLYGDNDGTTLKVGNYEMVLEAYNSTIIAGATGIGKVSFNLVVIDKRVNKAPVVVTTLEEQQATVGKEFSYTIPTATFEDKDGKIDRIEIKGLPSGLKADGWKISGTPTLAANSTITVEVFDNENASVKTQFVLKVSVINQKPTVTASIPDQAVVLQQLYEYTLPTDLFKDADGTIVSITAKNTPSGVTLIAGKLTGKPTTAGVYQIVLRGTDNGASWIETSFRLTVKETSANLPPVVAEAIAKQSTVIGQNFSFAIPTKAFKDPEGGAITVEALNLPAGLSNNKGVIFGIPMVGGEYKVTARGYDPQGAFVDAPFLLTIRLANGNIPPTVVAAIEDQTIKLGEPYSFTVPVSTFYEPDGFLSGIVVRGLPAGLTYVGGKISGTPTIAGSFTIMVRAIDSQGASVEAYFNLKVVDTSPPSVVFSLYKAGGSSSRRFVQTLRDKDKIALSQIPSFVNIFAEANVPVDRIQFEMTGPIDATFTDMTSPYALFDDNGGFGSMGGIYTLSAKALKSGQMVAESKIQFEITNGGGGGSFGGEEVLWAPYPNPFRDSFKMTLPLDYEPATTSFSLLNLSGQRIPLNDVLWEGQRATIGINFPGLERGLYLLQVHHPEYPNRILKVLKGE is encoded by the coding sequence ATGATTAAACGTTTAGCGCTCTTCTTGTGTGCATTGGTATGGGTTGTTACCTTAGGAGCCTATGCTGGACCTCGCCCCACTCTCCCCCCCAATTATTCTCAACCTAATCCACTCGTTGCTGATGATGCCAATCAAAGGTATTTATGTATAGCCCTCCTTAACACAACCGAAGGAAGTCAGTTTGGCCTGGATGTGATTCGAGAAGCGGCTAAATTGGGTACAAATGCATCAATGGTTACTGTTCGCTGGGATGTAGTGTATAAGACACCCTCAAGCGCGGCCAATTGGGCTCAGTACGATAACCAAATAAAATTAAGTAAAGAATTAGGACTTAAAGTATTTATCCGCATTCATTTGGCACGATGCTGTAACCGACACGTGGGGTATTGGTCTGATAGTGAGACTTCTAAGGACCAGAAGGGTAATCCTTTCCCAGAGATGTTCAGTATGGCTCACGAACCGTCCGTACAAAAAGCATTAAGTTTTGTCAAAGAGGTTTCTGAGCGTTATGCTTATCTACAGAGAGAAGGGGGCATTGTTTGCGTAGCGGCTACTACAACGCCTACGCAAGAAGCGGGGTATCATTATGAAGGCAATACAAATGCTGGCGGCTTTGGCGGAACGTCGTACTTGTCGATGTTTGACTATGCTCCTAGCATGATTACGGGGTATCGTGAATGGCTCAAACAAAGGTACAAAGATATAAAAACCATCAATGCTACGTGGCGTTCGGATTACAGTAGTATCAATGACATTCAGCCAGTTACGACCGATTATCCCCATGCTGAAAACAAGCGATGGAGTGATTGGTATGTGTACAGACACACTGTTTTGAAAAATTTTCTGGATGGAGTGAGCAGAACGGTCAAAAGTGTTGAAAATTCCTACAAGGTGGTCAATGATTTTGGCTCAGTTCATGATGGGTTAAGTATGCGCAGAGGTACTTTAGCATTTAAAGATTTGGCGCGCTCAACCGACGGAACTAAGATAAATGACTCTCAGTATTATTCCCATTATTTTAGCGCCGACGTATTAAGAAGCAATATGGGCGAAGGAAAATGGATTATGAATGAGGCATTTCATGAGCCTAATCTTTCTACTTATGGTTTGCAAGTGATGCTTAATGAGCACTTTGAGCGGGGGTGTAAACTGGTGAATATTGTTGCGGCCAACCTTGACGATGTCAATTTCTATTCACAAGGTATAAAATCTTTTGTTGCCAATTGGCTTAATAAGCCCCTGACCAAAATTGTTCCTGCCCAACAGATGGTCGTAAAACTTTCTGAATTGGTCAGAACAGGTGGGTATTTTCATCCTGGATACAATAGCCGTTGGGATGAGAAAAAAGCAAGTGGTCCCGTAGATGTTAAATTAATAGAAGACCTTTTGGGAGAGCCTGAAAATAACCAGGCGCCCATCGTTAAGAATCCATTACAGAATTATAACCTAGTGTCAGGTTTTGATGCATCTTATGTTATACCGCAGGATGCCTTTCAAGACCCTGACGGAACCATAGAGTTTTACGATGTAAGCGGCTTACCTACTGGATTATACTTGGATAAGTTTACAATTAAAGGAAATACGACGGTTTTAGGCACTTTTGAGGTGAAAGTCAAAGCGACGGATATGTACGATGCTTCTACGACGACATCGTTCAAATTAACGGTGATGCCCCAAAAAACGACCCGATTAGATCTTTACAAAGCGGGGGACTTTCAAACGCGTAGCTTGATTCGCACCCTCAAAAATAATGATACGCTCAATGTGAGTGAATACAATTTCCCAATCAACTTTTTTGCCGTACCAGATGCCTCTGCAAGAGCGGTAGTGATGAGACTGTCGGGTGCAATCAATAAAACGCAAACCGAAACGACGGCTCCTTATGGATTGTATGGTGATAATGACGGCACAACGTTAAAAGTTGGTAATTATGAAATGGTTCTGGAGGCGTATAATTCAACCATTATTGCAGGAGCCACGGGCATTGGTAAAGTGAGTTTTAATCTGGTCGTTATTGACAAACGTGTCAATAAGGCTCCTGTTGTTGTTACGACGCTTGAGGAGCAACAGGCAACAGTTGGTAAAGAATTCAGTTATACGATTCCAACGGCTACCTTTGAGGATAAAGATGGAAAAATAGACCGTATCGAAATCAAAGGTCTACCAAGTGGTTTGAAAGCCGACGGATGGAAAATAAGCGGTACGCCTACGTTGGCCGCCAACTCGACCATAACGGTCGAAGTTTTTGATAATGAAAATGCATCTGTTAAAACACAGTTTGTGTTGAAAGTCAGCGTTATTAATCAAAAACCTACCGTAACTGCGAGCATCCCCGATCAGGCGGTGGTCCTGCAACAATTGTATGAATATACCCTTCCGACCGACTTGTTTAAGGATGCGGATGGAACGATTGTGAGTATTACGGCCAAAAATACCCCGAGTGGGGTGACCCTAATTGCGGGAAAACTCACTGGAAAACCAACTACCGCTGGTGTGTACCAAATAGTGCTTCGGGGAACCGATAACGGGGCAAGTTGGATAGAAACCAGTTTTAGATTAACAGTGAAAGAGACCTCCGCAAATTTACCGCCAGTCGTAGCCGAGGCCATTGCTAAACAATCGACGGTGATTGGACAGAATTTTAGTTTTGCAATACCAACTAAGGCCTTTAAAGACCCTGAAGGTGGTGCTATAACCGTAGAGGCACTCAATTTACCAGCGGGTTTGAGTAATAACAAAGGGGTTATTTTCGGGATTCCAATGGTAGGAGGAGAGTATAAAGTAACAGCGCGTGGATATGATCCTCAGGGAGCGTTTGTTGATGCCCCATTTTTGCTCACAATCCGTTTAGCTAACGGTAATATCCCGCCAACGGTTGTAGCTGCTATTGAAGATCAAACCATCAAACTCGGTGAACCTTATTCATTTACTGTACCAGTGAGTACTTTCTACGAACCCGATGGATTTTTGTCAGGGATTGTGGTGCGAGGATTGCCTGCAGGTCTTACTTATGTAGGCGGTAAAATAAGCGGAACACCTACCATAGCGGGTTCATTTACCATCATGGTGCGAGCCATTGACAGTCAGGGAGCATCAGTCGAAGCTTATTTTAATTTAAAGGTAGTTGATACATCGCCGCCTTCAGTAGTATTTAGTTTATACAAAGCAGGGGGTTCTTCCTCCCGGAGATTTGTTCAAACGCTGCGTGATAAAGACAAAATTGCGCTGAGTCAGATTCCGTCGTTTGTCAATATTTTTGCAGAAGCCAATGTTCCTGTAGACAGAATACAATTTGAAATGACAGGGCCGATAGACGCCACGTTTACCGATATGACATCTCCTTATGCACTGTTTGATGATAATGGAGGTTTTGGCTCAATGGGTGGAATTTATACCTTGTCGGCCAAAGCCCTTAAAAGTGGTCAGATGGTCGCAGAATCAAAAATTCAGTTTGAAATTACCAATGGTGGTGGTGGCGGTAGTTTTGGTGGAGAAGAGGTCTTGTGGGCACCTTACCCCAATCCTTTCAGAGATTCCTTCAAAATGACATTACCACTTGATTATGAGCCAGCTACGACATCGTTTTCGCTGCTCAACCTTTCGGGGCAGAGAATTCCGCTCAATGATGTACTTTGGGAAGGCCAACGGGCAACCATCGGCATCAATTTCCCTGGGTTGGAAAGGGGATTGTATCTGCTTCAGGTGCACCATCCAGAATATCCTAACAGAATACTGAAAGTGTTGAAAGGGGAATAA
- a CDS encoding Gfo/Idh/MocA family protein, which produces METNRREFLKTSSLFTGGALLSSLPFSSYGYHNSADDTIKIALIGCGGRGSGAAAQALSTTQNVKLVAMADAFSDRLDDAYNALTKRKYKDAAGAEIDVKSKVDVPQDRKFVGFDAYKQAIALADVVILATPPGFRPMHFEEAVKQNKHIFMEKPVATDGPGIRKVLAAAEEAKRKKLNVVVGLQRHYQRNYREAMNRIHDGKIGDIVGGSVYWVSGGVWNHPRKAGQTEMEYQMRNWYYFNWLCGDHITEQHVHNIDVANWAKQGYPVSAQGTGGRQIRAGKEFGEIFDHHIVDFTYADGTLINSQCRHYEGTYSKVDEQFLGTKGRIDSFNGNNTVLKSYKGNKVIYGHEGKGDRNPYQVEHDELFAAIAKGEYKFADAENGAKSTLTSIMGRMATYSGKLVKWEDALNSNISLFPEKLAWDALPKLLPGPDGFYPVAVPGKSIVV; this is translated from the coding sequence ATGGAAACTAATAGAAGAGAGTTTCTTAAGACCTCCAGCCTTTTTACGGGGGGAGCGTTATTGAGCAGTTTGCCTTTTTCATCGTATGGCTACCATAACTCTGCCGACGACACCATCAAAATCGCGCTTATCGGCTGCGGTGGTCGCGGGTCGGGAGCGGCCGCGCAAGCCTTGAGTACTACTCAAAACGTAAAATTGGTTGCAATGGCCGATGCCTTCTCTGACCGATTGGATGATGCCTACAACGCCCTTACCAAACGTAAATACAAAGACGCCGCAGGTGCTGAAATTGATGTAAAATCAAAAGTTGATGTTCCTCAAGATCGCAAATTCGTAGGTTTTGACGCTTATAAGCAAGCTATCGCTCTGGCAGATGTCGTAATCTTGGCAACGCCTCCGGGTTTTCGTCCAATGCACTTTGAAGAAGCGGTAAAACAAAACAAGCACATTTTTATGGAGAAACCCGTGGCAACCGATGGCCCTGGAATCCGGAAAGTGCTTGCCGCTGCTGAAGAAGCCAAACGTAAGAAACTCAACGTTGTAGTGGGTCTGCAACGCCATTATCAGCGTAACTATCGCGAAGCCATGAACCGTATTCATGACGGCAAAATCGGTGACATCGTGGGTGGTAGCGTGTATTGGGTGTCGGGAGGTGTATGGAACCACCCCCGCAAAGCTGGTCAAACTGAGATGGAATACCAAATGCGTAACTGGTATTATTTCAACTGGTTGTGCGGCGACCATATCACTGAGCAACACGTTCACAACATCGACGTAGCCAACTGGGCAAAGCAGGGTTATCCCGTGTCGGCTCAGGGAACGGGCGGACGTCAAATTCGTGCTGGCAAAGAGTTCGGCGAAATTTTTGACCACCATATTGTTGACTTTACCTATGCCGATGGAACGCTTATCAACAGCCAGTGCCGTCACTATGAAGGCACGTACAGCAAAGTAGATGAGCAGTTTTTAGGAACCAAAGGTCGTATCGACAGCTTTAATGGCAACAATACCGTCCTTAAATCTTACAAAGGCAACAAGGTGATTTACGGACACGAAGGAAAAGGAGACCGTAACCCGTACCAAGTAGAGCACGACGAACTGTTTGCGGCCATTGCCAAAGGCGAATACAAATTTGCCGATGCCGAAAACGGCGCCAAAAGTACCCTGACTTCCATTATGGGTCGGATGGCAACGTATTCGGGCAAATTGGTTAAATGGGAAGATGCACTCAATTCAAACATTAGCCTATTCCCCGAAAAATTAGCTTGGGATGCCCTTCCTAAGTTGCTTCCAGGACCTGATGGTTTCTATCCTGTAGCTGTACCAGGCAAGAGCATTGTCGTCTAG
- a CDS encoding formylglycine-generating enzyme family protein translates to MFLKHLSWFTLFSVPLLAQEKLENYTQKISGSNVTYDLVAIKGGEFTMGSPAKEKGRKEDEGPQHTVKIEPFWMGKYEIQWDLYDLFTTKNIEIEMAKRHPDPENSLAKTDGSTRPSAAYVDMSFGMGRSEYPAINMTQYAAIYFCKWLYEKTGVFYRLPTEAEWEYACRAGTNTAYSFGDDPKLLDEYGWYKGNSNNGYKKIGTKKPNPWGLHDMHGNVMEWTLDQYVKDYYTKKSKGEVKEAFPKVTELYPTSVRGGSWDDDATVCRSANRIPSSPDWKIIDPQSPKSEWWMTSASFVGFRIVRPVKTPSKEEIAAYYNPPLIEDY, encoded by the coding sequence ATGTTTCTAAAGCACTTAAGTTGGTTTACGTTATTTAGTGTTCCTCTGTTAGCCCAGGAAAAGCTTGAAAATTACACCCAGAAAATCTCTGGAAGCAACGTTACGTACGATCTGGTCGCCATCAAAGGTGGCGAATTTACCATGGGCAGTCCCGCCAAAGAAAAAGGACGCAAAGAAGACGAAGGCCCCCAACACACCGTAAAGATTGAGCCTTTTTGGATGGGTAAGTACGAAATTCAATGGGATTTGTACGATTTGTTTACCACCAAAAACATTGAAATTGAAATGGCCAAGCGCCATCCAGACCCCGAAAACAGCCTTGCTAAAACCGACGGAAGTACCCGCCCCAGCGCGGCTTACGTGGATATGTCGTTTGGAATGGGACGCTCTGAGTACCCCGCTATCAACATGACCCAATACGCCGCTATCTATTTTTGTAAATGGTTGTATGAAAAAACGGGTGTGTTTTATCGCTTGCCTACCGAAGCTGAATGGGAATACGCCTGCCGAGCGGGTACAAATACGGCCTATTCATTTGGCGACGACCCTAAATTGTTGGACGAATATGGCTGGTATAAAGGCAACAGCAACAACGGTTACAAAAAAATCGGCACAAAAAAACCAAACCCTTGGGGGCTTCACGACATGCACGGAAACGTCATGGAATGGACACTTGACCAATATGTTAAGGATTATTACACCAAAAAATCCAAAGGAGAAGTAAAAGAAGCGTTTCCAAAAGTAACGGAGTTGTATCCCACCTCAGTGCGCGGTGGTTCATGGGACGACGACGCTACCGTATGCCGAAGCGCCAACCGAATCCCTTCCTCTCCTGACTGGAAAATCATTGACCCGCAAAGCCCCAAAAGTGAGTGGTGGATGACGAGCGCCTCATTCGTTGGGTTCCGAATTGTAAGACCCGTAAAAACGCCTTCAAAAGAAGAAATTGCGGCCTACTATAATCCTCCGTTGATTGAAGATTATTAA
- a CDS encoding NAD(P)/FAD-dependent oxidoreductase → MTDVLIIGGGLAGLVSSIELAQRGYVVVVVERKMYPFHRVCGEYVSNEVRPYLEKLGLKLDELGVKEIQRFQFTSPSGRALETDLDLGGFGISRYTLDFALFELAKKNGVEFILGETVENVEYADDEFKATTINHLHLSARIVLGSFGKNSRMDKALDRDFTHKKSPYVGVKYHIRTEFPQDLITLHNFQDGYCGISAIEDDRYCLCYLTTRNNIRKHGSIADMEREVLWKNPHLKRLFNESEFIFERPEVINEFSFEPKQVVENHILMVGDAAGLITPLCGNGMAMAIHGGKIAAVLAVQFLNGNINRQELEKQYKKAWKQEFAARLWVGRNVQKLFGDAWLSEIALSFFGLGKPLLRFVIKNTHGKPIE, encoded by the coding sequence ATGACCGATGTACTCATTATTGGCGGCGGACTGGCGGGGCTGGTGAGTAGCATTGAGTTAGCACAACGGGGCTATGTAGTGGTCGTAGTCGAACGAAAAATGTACCCTTTTCACCGAGTTTGTGGCGAATACGTATCCAACGAAGTCCGTCCTTATTTGGAGAAATTAGGCTTAAAACTCGATGAATTGGGCGTAAAAGAAATTCAGCGCTTTCAATTTACGTCTCCATCAGGCCGGGCGTTAGAAACGGATTTGGATTTGGGAGGTTTTGGCATCAGCCGCTACACGCTTGATTTTGCATTGTTTGAATTAGCCAAGAAAAATGGGGTGGAATTTATCTTGGGAGAAACCGTCGAAAATGTAGAATATGCTGACGACGAATTTAAAGCCACGACCATCAATCACCTTCATTTATCGGCACGAATCGTACTCGGCAGTTTTGGCAAAAATTCCCGCATGGACAAGGCGCTTGATCGTGACTTTACCCATAAAAAATCGCCATATGTGGGTGTAAAGTACCACATCCGCACCGAATTTCCCCAAGATTTGATTACATTGCATAATTTTCAAGACGGCTATTGTGGCATTTCGGCGATTGAAGACGACCGCTATTGCCTTTGCTACCTCACCACGCGCAACAATATTCGTAAACACGGCTCTATCGCCGACATGGAGCGCGAAGTTTTATGGAAAAATCCTCATTTAAAACGCTTGTTCAACGAATCTGAATTTATTTTCGAACGCCCCGAAGTCATCAATGAATTTTCATTTGAGCCCAAACAGGTAGTCGAAAACCACATTTTGATGGTGGGAGATGCCGCTGGGCTCATCACTCCGCTATGCGGAAACGGCATGGCGATGGCCATCCACGGCGGCAAAATCGCGGCAGTGTTGGCGGTTCAATTTCTAAATGGTAACATCAACCGTCAGGAACTAGAAAAACAATATAAAAAGGCATGGAAGCAGGAATTTGCGGCGCGATTATGGGTCGGACGAAACGTTCAAAAGCTTTTTGGTGACGCGTGGCTTTCTGAGATTGCTTTGTCTTTTTTTGGGTTGGGCAAGCCCCTTTTACGATTTGTGATTAAAAATACCCATGGTAAACCCATTGAGTAA
- a CDS encoding PQQ-dependent sugar dehydrogenase — protein sequence MKLNRKVTLFAMGFGLLALGFSCNEKSPETITTDDDSEVVPTLTNAFPALTFSSPVELVHAGDGSNRLFVVEQRGVVKVFRNEASAAQTEIFLDISGRVTSGGETGLLGLAFHPDFKNNGQLFVNYTRRENGQLQSVIARFQSNKTTADANSEEILLTYNQPYSNHNGGSVLFGKDGFLYIATGDGGSGGDPQNYAQNLGSLLGKMLRIDVNTKENGLNYAIPADNPFKNTANARPEIYAYGLRNPWKVTADRENGRFWIADVGQNAREEIDILERGGNYGWRIAEGKECYSPATNCNRTGLVEPVFDYGTSDGRSITGGYVYRGAKLADLRGQYIYGDFVSGKIWALQYNETTRQASNKLITQLTGSLSSFGEDEAGELYLLNYQTGKIQQLTNR from the coding sequence ATGAAATTGAACCGCAAAGTAACGCTATTCGCAATGGGTTTTGGGTTGCTGGCTCTAGGATTTTCGTGCAACGAAAAAAGCCCTGAAACCATCACGACCGACGATGATTCGGAGGTAGTGCCTACCCTAACAAATGCATTTCCTGCCCTTACGTTCAGTAGCCCCGTTGAACTCGTACACGCTGGCGATGGGAGCAATCGGTTGTTTGTGGTAGAACAACGAGGGGTGGTAAAAGTTTTTAGAAATGAAGCCAGTGCCGCGCAAACGGAAATATTTCTAGACATCAGCGGGCGCGTAACTTCGGGGGGCGAAACTGGATTGCTGGGCCTTGCTTTTCATCCCGATTTCAAGAACAACGGACAATTGTTTGTGAATTATACCCGACGGGAAAATGGTCAACTTCAGTCGGTGATTGCACGTTTTCAATCCAATAAAACAACCGCCGATGCCAATAGCGAAGAAATTTTGCTAACCTATAATCAGCCCTATTCTAATCACAACGGTGGGTCGGTTTTGTTTGGAAAAGATGGATTTCTGTACATCGCTACGGGCGACGGCGGTTCGGGCGGTGACCCCCAAAACTATGCCCAAAATTTGGGCTCTTTGCTCGGAAAGATGCTGCGAATTGACGTTAACACGAAAGAAAATGGCTTAAATTACGCCATCCCCGCCGATAATCCTTTTAAAAATACGGCCAATGCTCGCCCTGAAATTTATGCTTACGGATTGCGCAATCCTTGGAAAGTGACCGCTGACCGTGAAAACGGACGTTTTTGGATTGCCGATGTTGGCCAGAATGCTAGAGAAGAAATTGATATTTTGGAGCGGGGTGGAAATTATGGGTGGCGTATTGCCGAAGGCAAAGAATGTTATAGCCCTGCCACTAACTGCAACCGTACGGGATTGGTAGAGCCTGTCTTTGATTACGGAACCTCCGACGGGCGGTCTATCACGGGTGGGTATGTGTATCGCGGGGCGAAATTGGCAGATTTAAGAGGCCAATACATCTACGGTGATTTCGTGAGCGGTAAGATTTGGGCTTTGCAATACAACGAAACTACGCGTCAGGCATCCAACAAATTGATTACTCAATTGACGGGGTCATTGTCTTCCTTTGGGGAGGATGAAGCGGGAGAATTGTATTTGCTTAACTATCAAACAGGAAAGATTCAGCAACTGACAAACCGTTGA